Proteins from a genomic interval of Medicago truncatula cultivar Jemalong A17 chromosome 3, MtrunA17r5.0-ANR, whole genome shotgun sequence:
- the LOC25489272 gene encoding putative F-box/LRR-repeat protein 23 → MGPNWLELPRDITSNILQRLGPVEILKKARNVCPYWWNICKDPLMWRTIHMSNNETSPDVDLVKICRYAVGQSCGHLEDIEIVSFCTDDLLHYIASCGSHLRHMQLTKCRNILHKQISEVAIKFPLLEELDISFSNLCKDSLEVIGRSCPLLKSLKFSRMFSKDIELNDDAFAIAKTMPKLRHLSMFGNLLTNVGLHAILDGCPLLESLVLRDCNHLDLSGSFGKRCRDQIKDFVLPTCVDENSDDEDDDSFYLRSLMEDQNLDYLFILRVIQKSTIKSAVRSAFRTHGKEIHSAFREALGETLISKYFK, encoded by the exons ATGGGGCCAAATTGGCTTGAGCTTCCTAGAGACATCACATCAAACATTCTCCAAAGGCTTGGTCCAGTTGAAATTCTGAAGAAGGCACGCAATGTGTGTCCTTATTGGTGGAACATTTGCAAGGATCCTCTCATGTGGCGCACCATTCACATGAGCAACAATGAAACTTCCCCTGATGTGGATTTGGTAAAGATTTGTCGTTATGCTGTTGGACAAAGCTGCGGTCACTTGGAAGACATTGAGATTGTGTCTTTTTGCACTGATGATCTCCTTCACTACATAGCTAGTTG TGGAAGTCACCTACGACACATGCAACTTACAAAATGCCGAAATATTTTGCACAAACAAATTAGTGAAGTTGCAATCAAATTTCCACTGCTAGAGGAGCTTGACATTTCATTTAGCAACCTATGTAAGGATTCTCTTGAAGTCATTGGTCGGAGTTGCCCACTTTTGAAATCATTAAAATTTAGCAGAATGTTCAGTAAAGACATCGAGTTGAATGATGACGCTTTTGCTATTGCAAAAACCATGCCTAAGCTACGTCATCTTTCGATGTTTGGAAACTTGCTTACTAATGTCGGGTTGCATGCCATTCTTGATGGTTGCCCCCTTCTTGAATCTCTTGTCCTGCGAGATTGTAATCATCTTGATTTGAGTGGAAGTTTTGGGAAAAGGTGTCGTGATCAGATCAAAGACTTTGTACTTCCAACTTGTGTAGATGAAAATTCTGATGATGAAGATGACGATTCTTTTTATTTGAGAAGTCTAATGGAAGATCAAAATTTggattatttattcattttaagggTCATTCAAAAAAGTACCATTAAGTCAGCAGTTAGGTCAGCGTTTAGGACACATGGAAAGGAAATACATAGTGCCTTCAGGGAAGCATTAGGGGAAACATTAATTAGCAAGTATTTTAAGTAG